The following DNA comes from Hyphococcus flavus.
ATCGTCTTACCGGCGCCAGAAAAGCGGATAGGGCCAGCGGGATACGCAGACCTGAAGCGTGGCGAATGTCGGCGAAAATGTAAAAGGGGACCTTTGTGTCTGAGCATGAGTCAAAATTCACCGTTTGGGGATTCATTAAGGGTTTTGCAAAGCTGATCATCGGCTTTCTGCTCTTGCTGCAAGGTTTGATCGGCCTTGTCGTTCTGCTGCTTTTTGTTGGTGTTCTCGTAAACGTCATGAATGGCGTGGCGGGCAACAATGACGAGGTTTCAGTATCGATTCCCTCCGAAGCAGCGCTGGTCCTCGACCCCAATGGCGTCCTTGTGGAGACGGCGGAGGAAATCGACCCCTTCGAAGTTCTCGTTGAGCAGGCTTATGGCCGGAACGAGCCGACGCAAATCGCAGTACACGATATTGTGCGCGTTATTCGGAATGCAAAAGAAGATGACCGCATAAAAGGGATCGTCCTTGATCTGGGCAGCCTCGGTGTTCCTTCGAGTAGCGCAAGTAAACTACATTACATTGCGGACGAACTGGCGGCGTTTAAGGACTCTGGAAAAAAGATTATCGCTGTTGGCGACTATTATTCGCAGGACCAGTATTTCCTGGCCGCGAACGCTGACGAAATCTACATGAATGATTTCGGTAACCTCATTATGTACGGTTACGGAAATTACGGCATGTATCTGAAATCCTTTATGGATAAGTTGAAAATCACCAGCCACGTGTTTCGGGTTGGTACCTACAAGTCTGCCGTCGAACCGTTTCTTCGCGATGACATGTCTGAGGAAGCGAAAGAAGCGAATCTTGCTTATTTGAATGTGCTTTGGCGTGCCTATATCGATAAAGTGGAAGGCGCCCGCGGACTGGCCCCCGGTTCGGTCGAGAACTACGCCAATAATATGTCGTCCATTATGCAATCTGTTGACGGCAATTTCGCCAATGCAGCGGTTCAGTCCGGTTTTGTCGACCGTTTGATGACGCGGGCGGAGACGGCCGAATATCTCGCTCAGACTTTTGGCGAGTCCCGCGATGGAAAGTCATTCAAGAAAGTTGGTTTCCGCCGTTATCTGGCTTCACTCGGGCGTGAAGCGGACGACAACGATCCGAACATCGCGGTCATCACCGCAGCGGGAACGATTATCGACGGCGAAGCGCCGGAAGGCCGCGCTGCCGGTGGCGACACGGTTTCTGCGCAGCTTAAAAAGGCGCGCGAAGATGACAAGGTGAAAGCGGTTGTCCTGCGCATTGACAGTCCGGGCGGTTCCACTTTCGCTTCTGACATCATAAGGGACGAGCTTTTGGCCCTAAAGGCGAGCGGCAAACCAGTCGTTGCGTCGATGGGCTCAATGGCCGCGTCTGGCGGCTACTGGATTGCCGCATCGGCGGATGAAATCTGGGCCGCGCCGACAACGATAACCGGTTCGATCGGCATATTCGGCTACTTCTTTACATTTGAAAATCTGGCGGCCGAGCTTGGCGTATCAGTCGATGGCGTGGGCACCACGTCGCTCTCGCCAATTCTTGCAACAGGGACCGGACCACTGCCAGAATCGGCAAATGATATCATTCAGCAGTCGACTGAAAACGGCTATCGGCGGTTTTTGACGGTCATCAATGAAGGCCGTGGCCTGGATCCTGACTACGTTGATTCCATCGGACAGGGTCGCGTCTGGATCGGCGAACGCGCTCAAGAGTTGCGCTTGGTTGACCATCTAGGCGATTATGACGATGCGATTGGCGCTGCGGCTCGTCTTGCAAACCTTGAGACTTATGACGTTGTGAAAATGAAAGACCGGCGCACCCGGTTCGAAATGCTGCTCGGCAATGTTTCCGCGCAAGCAACGACGATGATTATGGGTGAGCAAAAAGTGAAGCGTACGAATGGCGCGGTTGCGAGAATTATACAGGAAGCAGAAAAGCAGGTCGCGTTTTTTGAAGAATTCAATGACCCGAACGCTTCTTATGCGCGTTGCATAGCTTGCGAACAATAATCGGGCGCTAGTCCCGCGGGCTGCGATGAGCAGCTTTTCAAAAAATAAAGGGCCGGCGCCGCTGAAAAAATGCGAGCGCCGGTTTTGCTTATGACTGACTTGATGAGATATGCAGCCGATTTAGAAGGGTTGAGTCCTTCCTCGCCCGCACCTGTGGATCAATGGAATCCATCTCGTAGCGGAAAGATTGATATTACGATATTGCGTGATGGCGTTTGGTTTCACGAAGGCGCGCCAATTGAGCGGGCGCGGTTGGTGCGACTGTTCTCGACCGTATTGAAGCGAGAAAAGGGTGAGTATTATCTCGTTACGCCGCATGAAAAGCTCAAAATTACTGTTGAAGACGCGCCTTTCACGGCTGTGTTATTGACTGCGGAAGGAGTGGAAGAAAAACAGACGCTAACTTTTACCACCAACATTGGCGATAAGGTCATCGCGGGGCCGGAGAACGGAATTTACTTCAAGAAGCGGTCTGGAAATTCGAATGTCCCTCCTTATCTGGAGGTGCGCCACGGTCTAGCGGCTCGGATTACGCGGTCGGTGTTCTATGATCTTGTAGGTTACTGCAAAACCTACGAAATAGATGGAGTGCATCATTTTGGCGTCTGGTCTGAGGGAGAGTTTTTTTCCTTTGGGCGGGCTGAAGATATAGTGGCGACATAGCAGCTCATGAAATCTAAATTAAATGCAGCAGGCGACAACCTAAGATCGCTTATCGAAGCAAACCTTAAGCACGCGTCTGCGCAACGCGTGCATGATTTGTTTCGAGAGATTAATCCGCATCTTGTCGGTGATAAACTGTTTGAAAAACGCTGGAGCGATAAACGCAAGGATGCAGCTGTGCTTGTGCCTATCGTCTATCGCGAAGAGGGCGCGCGGGTCATTCTGACGGTACGTTCTACGGACATGCCGTCTCATGCCGGGCAAATCAGTTTTCCAGGGGGGAAAACACAATCAGAAGACAGGGGTCCGATTGATACTGCTTTGCGTGAAGCGGAAGAAGAAGTGAACATCGCGCCCGCGTTTGTCGACGTGATTGGTACGATGGGCGTTCACAAGGGAGGGCTCGGCTTTTCTGTTACGCCTGTTGTGGGGCTTGTTGATCCGCAGGCTGACCTTAAACCTTGTCCGCGCGAAGTTGATGAAATTTTTGAAGTGCCGGTGGAATTCCTGGGTGATCTGGCTAACCATATTATTGAAGAGCGCAGCTTGAATGGTATTCCCTACAAAATGTTCGCGGCGATTTACGGCCCATATCATATCTGGGGGCTAACTGCGGGAATCTTACGGTCTTTCGCGGAGATGCTTCAGCACAGTGACTTTCTCCAAGAGGCGCGCAGGTGACTGCGCAAACGGACTTTTTTTCTATACCTATCGAAGCGCGTGAACGCTTCAACTGGATTTCAGCCCCACATCTGAAAACCGTCGTGTCTGCACTGGAAGCAGCGGCCCCTGATGGCGCCCGGTTCGTTGGCGGTTGTGTTCGAGACAGTTTATTGGGTGAAACGCCAAAAGATTTTGACATCGCCACAATCTTAGAGCCGGAAGAAGCCACACGGGCGTTAAAAAAGGCAGGATTGCGTGTCGCCCCGACGGGAATTGATCATGGAACCGTAACGGCGATTGTCGAACATCAGGGCGTTGAAGTGACAAGTCTCAGGGCTGATGTGTCGACGGATGGGCGCCGTGCGACGGTGGCTTTTACAAATGACTGGTCAGTGGATGCGCATCGCCGGGATTTTACGGTCAATGCTATTTATCTTACCTCGGATGGTCGATTGTATGATCCCACTGGCGGCATAGATGACGCTAGGCGGCGGCGCATCCGGTTTATAGGGTCCCCCGAGGCGCGCATAAAAGAAGACTATTTGCGCATCTTAAGGTTTTTCAGATTTTCGGCCCGTTTTTGCGATCACTATGATGAAGCCGGGCTTGAAGCATGCGCACGACTGAGGGCGGGTATTCAGCAGCTGTCAGCGGAACGCGTCGGCTTGGAATTCACGTCAATATTGTCGCTGCCCAGAGCGGTTTTCGCGCTTGAGGCGATGTATTCCAGTGGCGTACTGAAAGAAATTTGGCAGGAAGAACCCGACTTGGAAGCAGCAACGCGCATGAAGTTGCTTTCCCCCACGGCGCATTCCGCGTTGATGCTGGCCGCACTCTACGGCGATGAGGGGGCGGGGATCGGCAGTCGGTTAAGACTGTCCAACGCTGAAAAATCGGGACGCACGACAGCGATCAAGACAGCCGAACATTTTGCCCCCAATATCGAACAAAAGGATTTAAAGACCATTCTTTATACTTTCGGTCGCGACAATGCATTCGATGGCGCCCTCTTGGCGACCGCGCGAGGCGTGCTGTCTCCAGACAAGTATCGCCGCATCAGGCTGGATATTGAATCCATGGTGGAGCCTGTTTTTTTCATATCAGGTCGGCATGTGGTTGATGCGGGCGTTCAGCCGGGCCCTCCCGTTGCGAAAATTCTTGCTGCTGTTGAGGCGCAATGGATATTGGAAGGCTTTCCTGATGAGAGCAGGCAACAAGCGATTTTACGCGATAAAATCACACAAGCGCTGGTTTAGGACGTCCGCTCATTTTTCATCTCACTGTACAGGGGAGAATATTTGACCGGGCGCTAAAGAACCGGTTTGATGTGAAATCATAATAACGCCCGGGAGGAAACAAGGCGATGATGGGATTGATGATGGATCGGCCGCTATTGACGACTGATATCCTAAAACATGCGGTACGAAACTTTCGAAAAACGGAAATCGTCACCCGTACCGTCGAGGGTCCCATCCATCGATACACGATTGCCGATTCCAGTAAACGCATAGCAAGGCTTGCGAATGCCCTTGTCGAGCTTGGTGTCAAAAAAGGTGACAGGGTTGGCGTTATTGGGTGGAATACACATCGCCAGTTTGAGCTATATTATGCTGTTGGCGGTCTTGGTGCTATTTTGCATACAGTCAACCCGCGGCTTGGGCCAGACAACGCCGCGTTCGTTATTAATCATGCAGAGGACGAGTATCTCTTTTACGACACCACTTTTACGCCCCTGGTCGCTGCATTAAAACCCAGTCTTAAATCTGTAAAGCATTATTGTGGTTTAACGGATGGCGATCATGCGGGCGATCTGATAGATGGATCGTTGGTGTACGAAGAATTATTGAGCGAGAAATTAGAATCCTTTGATTGGCCTGATTTTGACGAAAACACTGCTGTCGCAATGTGTTACACATCCGGAACTACAGGCGACCCGAAAGGCGTCGTTTACTCACATCGTGCTTTGGTATTGCAATCGTTTGCGGCGTGCTTGCCGACATCAATGTCTCTACTAGAAGGCGACACTTTGCTGCCTGTCGTGCCGATGTTTCATGTTAATGCGTGGAATACGCCCTATTCCTGCTTGATGATCGGCGTCAAACAGGTTTTCCCGGGCCCCCGCCTCGATGGCGAAGGGCTTTACGAACTCCTGGATCAGGAAAAAGTCACCTATAGCGCCGGCGTGCCGACCGTGTGGCTGGGGCTCCTTCAGTATCTTGAGAAAACCGGTAAAGAGTTGCCATATCTGAAAAAGGGCATGAGCGGCGGTTCTGCCTTACCGGAAGCGTTGATCCGTGGTTTTGAAAAATACGGTGTAGAATTGCAGCAAGGGTGGGGCATGACGGAAATGTCGCCCATTGGCACGGTGAATTCGCTTCCTCCGCATATCCGCGCTCTTCCGCCTGAAGAAAAGTTACCGATACAACTAAAGGCCGGCCGCGCGTTGCCTTTCGTCGATATGCGTATTGTTGGTAGTGACGGCAAAGTACTTCCTAATGACGGCGAGTCTGACGGCAATCTTCAGGTGCGCGGGCCGTGGATAATTGACGAATACTATAAAGCCGAGACGCCGACACTAACCGAAGACGGCTGGTTTGATACAGGCGATGTGGCCATTATCGATGAGGACGGGTTTCTGCAAATCACCGACCGGTCAAAAGATGTTATCAAGACAGGTGGGGAGTGGGTGTCGTCGATTGATATTGAAAACGCTGCCTTACTTCATCCCGGTGTTGCGCAAGCCGGCGTCATTGGCGTGCATCATCCGAAATGGCAGGAAAGGCCATTGCTGATTGTTGTGAAAAAAGAAGGGCAAGACCCTTCAGAAGAAGAAATCAAAGAATTTTTGAAACCGAAACTAGACAAAATCGCGTGGCCCGACGCTGTTGAATTTATCGATGAAATTCCGCTCGGCGCCACAGGCAAAGTCCTGAAAACCGAACTCCGCAAGATTTTCAAGGGCTACGAGCTGCCCGCTTAAGTAAAAATGGTGCCCAGGAGAAGACTCGAACTTCCACGACCGTAAGGCCACTGGCACCTGAAGCCAGCGCGTCTACCAATTCCGCCACCTGGGCAGGTGAAGGACGGCTGACTTACGAATGCGCGCGCGCGATGTCAATTCGGGAAAAGCGGCTCAACGGCGTGGGCGCCGCGCGATTATTCGCGCGCTTGGCGCAGGACCTGGAGGTCTCATAGCGCCAGGCCGTCAACGCCCCCCACCGGGCCTGCCAGACGAAACGCCGTTGACGGGCCTTTATTGACGTGATCGGCGCGCCCGTCCCGCCGAAACTTGCCGAACTGGCCGCTAAGTCTGTTTTCTCTAAGCAAACAAGGCGCCATAAGGCTGGTTAACAGTGACGCTGCGGCCTATCGGACGATTGTCCGGCATGAGAAATTCAGATAGGTCCATACTGATTTCGCTGGCGAAACCCGCCAGACGTGCGAGGAGACAGAAGACGTGGCGACGGGAAAATTAGCGGTTGTTTTCGGCGGGTCCGGATTTGTCGGACGCTACGTTGTGCGAGAGCTTGCAAAGCGGGGGTGGCGCGTGCGTGTGGCTGTACGAAGGCCGCACCTGGCTCAATTTTTACGTCCCATGGGCTCCGTTGGCCAAATTCAGTTGAAGCAATGCAATGTGCGCCACCGTCCATCCGTGGCTGATGCGCTGCATGACGCTGACGCGGTAATTAATCTTGTGGGCTTGCTTCATCAAACTGGAGCGCAAACCTTTAACGCCGTTCAAAGCGCGGGCGCGGTGGCGATAGCGGCGCTCGCGAAAGAGGCGGGCGCTGAAACCTTCGTCCATATCTCGGCAATTGGCGCAGATGCTGAGAGCGACAGTCTTTACGCACGCACGAAAGGCGAGGCAGAGCTTGCCGTCAAAAATGCTTTCCCTGAAGCCGTAATCATGCGTCCGTCTATTGTTTTCGGTCAGGAAGATTCTTTCTTCAACAAATTTGCGAACCTAGCAAGGCTGGTTCCTGCCTTGCCGCTGATCGGCGGTGGGAAGACAAGATTTCAGCCCGTCTATGTGGATGATGTGGCTGATGCTGTTTGCGAAGCATTGGTCCGGCCCGATGCGAAAGGGCGAATTTTTGAACTCGGCGGACCTCGTATTTATACTTTCCGTGAATTGATGGAATTGATGTTGCGGGAGACGGGGCAAAAGCGATTGCTGGCGCCTGTTCCATTTCCTGTTGCGTCATTGATAGGGTTTTTCGCTCAAATCGTTGGCCGGTTGCCATTTTTGGAGCCGGTGCTAACGGCTGATCAGGTGAAGCTGTTGAAAAAAGACAACTTGGTCGATGACAGTGGTGCGGTCGGCGTTTTGGGCGATCTAGGGATTGATGCGCAAACAGTGGAATCGGTTTTGCCGGCCTATATGGTGCGATACCGCAAATATGGGCAATTCACCAAGCAAGCCGCCTAAGAATTGTAACCATCCGGGTTTTTGCTTTGCCAGCGCCAATGGTCAGCACACATATCATCCAGTGTCTTTTGCGCCTGCCAGCCAAACAACTCTTTCGACAGACTTGGATTGGCAAATATCTCAGCAATATCGCCGTCCCGTCTAGGGGCGAACTCAAATGGAATTTCCCGGTTGGAGGCGCGCTTAAAAGCAGCAACAGCTTCTAGAACGGAATATCCAACGCCGGCGCCGAGGTTCACATCAATCGCGCAACCTGATGTCTGTTTAGACAAATAACCTAGTGCTGCTGCGTGGCCTCTGGCGAGATCGCAGACATGAATATAGTCTCTGACGCCGGTTCCATCACGTGTTTGGTAATCGTTTCCGAAGACCTTTAATGTATCGCGTTTACCGACAGCGACCTGCGCAATAAATGGGAAGAGGTTGTTGGGAACGCCGTTCGGGTCCTCACCAATGCGACCTGATGGATGGGCCCCGACCGGGTTGAAGTATCTTAAATTGGCGATGCGCCATGACTTGTCGGCTATCGCCAAGTCTTTGAGCATTTCCTCGATGAAAAACTTTGTGCGGCCATAAGGGTTTGCCGGCGCTGTTTTCCCGTCCTCGTCAACGGGATTCGGGTTTTCTTCGCCATAGACCGTTGCCGAGGACGAGAACACTATTGTTTTTGCATGAGCGTTCTCAAGAGCCTCGACGAGCGTTATCGTCGCTTCAAGGTTGACCCGATAATAGCGTATTGGTTCTTCAACGGATTCCCCGACGGCCTTTAAACCCGCGAGATGAACCGCGCCATCGGGCTTAAAGGTTGCTACAGCCTTCTTGATATCGCCTTTGTGTGCGGCGTCGGCAAGGTCGCGTTCCAGCAATACAACTTCGCCGTTGGCTAACTCCTGAATGCGACTGACCGCTTCAGGGTGCGAGTTTGCAAAGTTATCGATGATCAACAGCGACGCGCCCTGGGACAATAATTCGACGGCCACATGACTTCCAATATAACCGGCTCCACCGGTAACAACGATGCGCTGGCTCATAACAAGTCTTCCCGGCCGCGTTTTTTAAGTTCCTCGACAAGCACTCGTACGTCCTGTGCGTTATCCTTGCGGGCTACCAGAACAGCATCAGCGGTTGCAACGATAATCAAATCTTCGACGCCTATGGCGCCGACTATAGGCCCACCTGAATGAACCGTAACGTTATCAGCGTTGTGAAGAAGATGCTTGGACTCCGATTCGCTCATCACTTCACTCCAGCTTCCGATGTCGTTCCAGCCTATGTCGAGCGCAGGAACTATTGCCGCCCGATCCGTTTTTTCCATGATTGCATAGTCAAGTGAAACGCTGGGGCAGGCTTTGAAAGCCGTGTCTTCAAGCAGATGCGCATGCTCAAGGTTAGAGCAATGTTCAAACGCTTTGGATGCATGTACTGCAACTTCAGGTGCTTGTGCCGAAAATTCATCTAGAATCGTTTGCGGATTGAAGAGAAACAATCCAGCGTTCCAGTAGTATCCACCGGATGTTAAATAGCCTTGTGCGGTTTTGGCGTCTGGCTTTTCCTTGAACGTATCAACGCGCAAGACATCGTTGGTCAGCTTGCCGCCGCATTTGATGTATCCATACCCGGTATGCGCATGGGTCGGCTTGACGCCAAAAGTGACGATAAAGCCTTTTTGCGCAGCCTCAGCGCCGTTTAGGATTGCATCCCTAAACTTCTGACTGTCGCCAATATAATGATCAGCAGGAGATAGGAAAATGACCGCATCGGGATTGTTTTGTTTCGTCCAGGCTGCGGCGACAGCCGCAACGGGGGCGGTGTTGCGCGGGCTTGGCTCGAGTATGATGTCGGCGGGTTGAATATTGATTTCAGAAAGTTGTTCAGAAACGATATCTGCGTGGTTTTTTCCGGCGATGATCAGCGGCGCTGTGAATATGTTGTTATCGTCAATTAAGCGCAACACCGTATCCTGAAACAAGGTATGCTTGCCCGCGAGGTTGAGAAACTGTTTGGGACGTGCGCGGCGCGATAGGGGCCAAAGACGCGTGCCGGAACCGCCTGACATGATGACCGGCTGGATTTTCATTGCGCATTATCCATCGTTTCAAAACGTTCTGTTTCAGTTACGGCTTCAAACAAGTGATAAAGGATGCTGGCGGGCACGCCCTGCGCTAATGGTGCGCCTTTTGGGTCAAACTCATCAATCCATAATCCACATATGTCAACGTTCAAATAGGATGCAAACAAGTCGTTCATAAGCGATGAACTTCTCGACTTGGCTTTCTCATCGCCCCATTTTCCTTGCACGCAACTGGCTTTTATATATTCCGTCTGTGGCCAAAGCCGGAGGTTGGACTGATGATTTGGATCTT
Coding sequences within:
- a CDS encoding complex I NDUFA9 subunit family protein, whose product is MATGKLAVVFGGSGFVGRYVVRELAKRGWRVRVAVRRPHLAQFLRPMGSVGQIQLKQCNVRHRPSVADALHDADAVINLVGLLHQTGAQTFNAVQSAGAVAIAALAKEAGAETFVHISAIGADAESDSLYARTKGEAELAVKNAFPEAVIMRPSIVFGQEDSFFNKFANLARLVPALPLIGGGKTRFQPVYVDDVADAVCEALVRPDAKGRIFELGGPRIYTFRELMELMLRETGQKRLLAPVPFPVASLIGFFAQIVGRLPFLEPVLTADQVKLLKKDNLVDDSGAVGVLGDLGIDAQTVESVLPAYMVRYRKYGQFTKQAA
- a CDS encoding DUF1285 domain-containing protein encodes the protein MTDLMRYAADLEGLSPSSPAPVDQWNPSRSGKIDITILRDGVWFHEGAPIERARLVRLFSTVLKREKGEYYLVTPHEKLKITVEDAPFTAVLLTAEGVEEKQTLTFTTNIGDKVIAGPENGIYFKKRSGNSNVPPYLEVRHGLAARITRSVFYDLVGYCKTYEIDGVHHFGVWSEGEFFSFGRAEDIVAT
- a CDS encoding long-chain fatty acid--CoA ligase yields the protein MMGLMMDRPLLTTDILKHAVRNFRKTEIVTRTVEGPIHRYTIADSSKRIARLANALVELGVKKGDRVGVIGWNTHRQFELYYAVGGLGAILHTVNPRLGPDNAAFVINHAEDEYLFYDTTFTPLVAALKPSLKSVKHYCGLTDGDHAGDLIDGSLVYEELLSEKLESFDWPDFDENTAVAMCYTSGTTGDPKGVVYSHRALVLQSFAACLPTSMSLLEGDTLLPVVPMFHVNAWNTPYSCLMIGVKQVFPGPRLDGEGLYELLDQEKVTYSAGVPTVWLGLLQYLEKTGKELPYLKKGMSGGSALPEALIRGFEKYGVELQQGWGMTEMSPIGTVNSLPPHIRALPPEEKLPIQLKAGRALPFVDMRIVGSDGKVLPNDGESDGNLQVRGPWIIDEYYKAETPTLTEDGWFDTGDVAIIDEDGFLQITDRSKDVIKTGGEWVSSIDIENAALLHPGVAQAGVIGVHHPKWQERPLLIVVKKEGQDPSEEEIKEFLKPKLDKIAWPDAVEFIDEIPLGATGKVLKTELRKIFKGYELPA
- a CDS encoding mannose-1-phosphate guanylyltransferase, producing MKIQPVIMSGGSGTRLWPLSRRARPKQFLNLAGKHTLFQDTVLRLIDDNNIFTAPLIIAGKNHADIVSEQLSEINIQPADIILEPSPRNTAPVAAVAAAWTKQNNPDAVIFLSPADHYIGDSQKFRDAILNGAEAAQKGFIVTFGVKPTHAHTGYGYIKCGGKLTNDVLRVDTFKEKPDAKTAQGYLTSGGYYWNAGLFLFNPQTILDEFSAQAPEVAVHASKAFEHCSNLEHAHLLEDTAFKACPSVSLDYAIMEKTDRAAIVPALDIGWNDIGSWSEVMSESESKHLLHNADNVTVHSGGPIVGAIGVEDLIIVATADAVLVARKDNAQDVRVLVEELKKRGREDLL
- a CDS encoding CoA pyrophosphatase; translation: MKSKLNAAGDNLRSLIEANLKHASAQRVHDLFREINPHLVGDKLFEKRWSDKRKDAAVLVPIVYREEGARVILTVRSTDMPSHAGQISFPGGKTQSEDRGPIDTALREAEEEVNIAPAFVDVIGTMGVHKGGLGFSVTPVVGLVDPQADLKPCPREVDEIFEVPVEFLGDLANHIIEERSLNGIPYKMFAAIYGPYHIWGLTAGILRSFAEMLQHSDFLQEARR
- a CDS encoding CCA tRNA nucleotidyltransferase produces the protein MTAQTDFFSIPIEARERFNWISAPHLKTVVSALEAAAPDGARFVGGCVRDSLLGETPKDFDIATILEPEEATRALKKAGLRVAPTGIDHGTVTAIVEHQGVEVTSLRADVSTDGRRATVAFTNDWSVDAHRRDFTVNAIYLTSDGRLYDPTGGIDDARRRRIRFIGSPEARIKEDYLRILRFFRFSARFCDHYDEAGLEACARLRAGIQQLSAERVGLEFTSILSLPRAVFALEAMYSSGVLKEIWQEEPDLEAATRMKLLSPTAHSALMLAALYGDEGAGIGSRLRLSNAEKSGRTTAIKTAEHFAPNIEQKDLKTILYTFGRDNAFDGALLATARGVLSPDKYRRIRLDIESMVEPVFFISGRHVVDAGVQPGPPVAKILAAVEAQWILEGFPDESRQQAILRDKITQALV
- the galE gene encoding UDP-glucose 4-epimerase GalE gives rise to the protein MSQRIVVTGGAGYIGSHVAVELLSQGASLLIIDNFANSHPEAVSRIQELANGEVVLLERDLADAAHKGDIKKAVATFKPDGAVHLAGLKAVGESVEEPIRYYRVNLEATITLVEALENAHAKTIVFSSSATVYGEENPNPVDEDGKTAPANPYGRTKFFIEEMLKDLAIADKSWRIANLRYFNPVGAHPSGRIGEDPNGVPNNLFPFIAQVAVGKRDTLKVFGNDYQTRDGTGVRDYIHVCDLARGHAAALGYLSKQTSGCAIDVNLGAGVGYSVLEAVAAFKRASNREIPFEFAPRRDGDIAEIFANPSLSKELFGWQAQKTLDDMCADHWRWQSKNPDGYNS
- the sppA gene encoding signal peptide peptidase SppA; this encodes MSEHESKFTVWGFIKGFAKLIIGFLLLLQGLIGLVVLLLFVGVLVNVMNGVAGNNDEVSVSIPSEAALVLDPNGVLVETAEEIDPFEVLVEQAYGRNEPTQIAVHDIVRVIRNAKEDDRIKGIVLDLGSLGVPSSSASKLHYIADELAAFKDSGKKIIAVGDYYSQDQYFLAANADEIYMNDFGNLIMYGYGNYGMYLKSFMDKLKITSHVFRVGTYKSAVEPFLRDDMSEEAKEANLAYLNVLWRAYIDKVEGARGLAPGSVENYANNMSSIMQSVDGNFANAAVQSGFVDRLMTRAETAEYLAQTFGESRDGKSFKKVGFRRYLASLGREADDNDPNIAVITAAGTIIDGEAPEGRAAGGDTVSAQLKKAREDDKVKAVVLRIDSPGGSTFASDIIRDELLALKASGKPVVASMGSMAASGGYWIAASADEIWAAPTTITGSIGIFGYFFTFENLAAELGVSVDGVGTTSLSPILATGTGPLPESANDIIQQSTENGYRRFLTVINEGRGLDPDYVDSIGQGRVWIGERAQELRLVDHLGDYDDAIGAAARLANLETYDVVKMKDRRTRFEMLLGNVSAQATTMIMGEQKVKRTNGAVARIIQEAEKQVAFFEEFNDPNASYARCIACEQ